The Heliangelus exortis chromosome 31, bHelExo1.hap1, whole genome shotgun sequence DNA segment GTGGCCACTTTTGTGATTTTGGTTGTTCACAACTTCTCTCAGCCTTTTAAAGATTAACTCTACGCTGGAAACGCAGCTTTTGAGAAGGGGGGGAAGTCTTGCAGTTGAACTTCtctaaaagcaataaaaaaaatccaagtgctCGAGCTGGGTGTCAGGGGAAGTGTGGTGAAGCCTGTGTGAGTTGGCAGAGTGGAAGGAGAGTTTTTAAGTGGTTTTCAGGACCTGAGGGGAGGTTCAGAGCTGTGACAGTGCCTTGGGTGTGTGTCTGCAGGCAGCCCGCCTCCGCCAAGTGGTACGACCGGAGGGACTATGTCTTCATCGAGTTCTGTGTCGAGGACAGTAAAGATGTTAatgtaaattttgaaaaatccaAACTTACGTTCAGGTGAGCCCCGTgggtccctggggaggggaggggggaagggtAGGGAGGGAACCCCCAAAGGCCGCAGCGATGTGGCCAGTTAAAGCCATCAAGTTCTGTTAATAAAGGTGTTTGTTCTTTCAGACCTTTTCTGCTaaacacaaacttttttttttttttctccacagttGTCTTGGAGGAAGtgataattttaaacatttaaatgaaatcGATCTTTTTAATAACATTGATCCAAACGTGAGTATCCTCTGGGTTCTCCTTGCTGTGTCCTCAAACCCTCCCTCTGTTCCCCAAGCTGCTCCCAGTCCCGTGGCCAGATTGTTCCTCTGGGCCACGTTTGTCAGCACACAGAATGAGCTGGTGTTGGGAGACAGGAGTTTGCTACCAGCAGGTCCTGGAGAGCCTCCCGTGGATCATCCTAACGGGGATTTGCTCTTTTCCAGGAGTCAAAGCATAAAAGAACAGACAGATCCATCTTGTGTTGTTTACGAAAAGGAGAATCTGGTCAGGCATGGCCACGGCTAACGAAAGAGAGGGCAAAGGTGGGTCTGGGCTGAagggggtggcagagctgcctAGAGCCTCCCTGGGGCTTTAATTCTGCTCAGTATTTGGGTCATGTTTAAATTACGTAGCAGTTAATGGGTCACTTAGCAGGCTTCAGATCAGAAGGGCAGTTCTTGTTAACCTTCTTTCCTGGGCAGTTAACAGCCTGGTACTCACTTGTCCTTAAATAACTCCTGGTGTTGATGTGCAGCTCAACTGGCTCAGTGTGGACTTCAACAACTGGAAAGACTGGGAGGACGATTCAGATGAAGACATGTCCAACTTCGATCGTTTTTCTGAGGTACAGGAAATGCTTTGGGTTCCCTCTGGGCCATGTGTGGGcaagcagggacaggcagctgcagggagatTCTCCCTCACCTCCCCTCCTCTTGGCACTCTGCTGGCTGCTGTCTTGGCATGGGTTCCTTTGGTTTGTTGgtccagggttttttttttagttatttttaggtttttatggTGGTATGGGATGTAGAGAATTGTGGTTGTGTGTTTTCTCTAACACATCTATTATCTCTCTGGAATAGATGATGAACAACATgggtggtgatgatgatgtAGACTTGCCAGAAGTAGATGGGGCAGATGATGTAAGTACTTTCTTTGCCTTAAACATGTGCAGGGTTTGTCACTGCTGGCTGAAGCCAAACGTGCAGCCTCTCTTCAGCACTGCTAAAAGGTTAAACTGCACCAAGCCATGGCACAGAATGGTTTTAATGCCAGCAGTGCCCACACTGCTTGTTGCCCATGGGGCTGGTGGGTTACAGTGGGTCCAAGGGCTCTGGCTGGTCCTGTGGCACCTGGAGTCCCTCAGCacttgctgctgggctctggaaGTGGCAGCTTGGTGGGGTGCAGGGAGAAGCTGCACAGCCTGCTCCAGtttatgtttcttcttttttccaggaCTCACCAGACAGCGATGATGAAAGTAAGTTGACTTCCTCATCCTTTCCCCAGCTCCTAATCCAGAGCCTTGAGCACAGCTGGCAGATGTTCCTCCCTGTTAGTGTCACTAAACCTTGGCTGTGAGCTGATGCCAGCACCTGGGCAGTGCAAGGTGTCACCTCTCCACGCTGGCACAAGGTGCTGGTGGGTCCTGCCCCGTTCTGATCCTGGAGAGAGTTTGGTTCTGAGagcaggatgggtgctggggcagTGGGCTCCATGTGAGGAGCTTCCTCCTTGTGAGAACCTCCCAGGGGGAGGTCAGAGACTTTTCCCTTCTGCATCAGGGGCAGAGCTGTCTCCCTTGTGACATCACGAGGCTCCTGGTCACCTTtttcaacaacaaaaccacacaaccTCCCCTTTGCTCACCAcgctctttcctctctctctctttagaAATGCCAGATCTGGAGTAAGGAAAACCGTTGTCTTCAGGGTTTGGGGAAAGAACTTCATCACCACATTTCATAATCGCGATAAAAAAGAGTTCCTGAGTTGATAGCCCTCCAGGGAGATCCCGCATCCCTTTTATCCCATTTTCAG contains these protein-coding regions:
- the PTGES3 gene encoding prostaglandin E synthase 3 isoform X2 → MQPASAKWYDRRDYVFIEFCVEDSKDVNVNFEKSKLTFSCLGGSDNFKHLNEIDLFNNIDPNESKHKRTDRSILCCLRKGESGQAWPRLTKERAKLNWLSVDFNNWKDWEDDSDEDMSNFDRFSEMMNNMGGDDDVDLPEVDGADDDSPDSDDEKMPDLE
- the PTGES3 gene encoding prostaglandin E synthase 3 isoform X1; the protein is MRTRPWDCWERSGGGGSWGATGGGGSWGATGGGGSWGCAELLPAVATPEPCRQPASAKWYDRRDYVFIEFCVEDSKDVNVNFEKSKLTFSCLGGSDNFKHLNEIDLFNNIDPNESKHKRTDRSILCCLRKGESGQAWPRLTKERAKLNWLSVDFNNWKDWEDDSDEDMSNFDRFSEMMNNMGGDDDVDLPEVDGADDDSPDSDDEKMPDLE